TTTCCGGCGTCGACCTGGTGCGCGACGGCGACGGCACCTACTACGTCCTCGAAGACAACCTGCGCACCCCCAGCGGCGTGAGCTACATGCTCGAAGACCGCAAGATGATGATGCGCCTGTTCCCGGAAGTGTTCGCCCGGCAGCGCATCGCGCCGGTGGACCACTACCCCAACCTGCTGCTCAAGACCCTGAAAAGCGCCAGCCGGCTGGACAACCCCAACGTCGTCGTACTCACCCCAGGGCGCTTCAACAGTGCCTTCTTCGAGCATGCCTTCCTGGCCCGGGAAATGGGTGTGGAACTGGTGGAAGGCGCCGACCTGTTCGTGCATGACCTCAAGGTGTTCATGCGCACCACCGACGGCCCCAAGGCGGTGGATGTGATCTACCGGCGCATCGATGACGCGTTCCTCGACCCGCAGGCGTTCAACCCCGATTCGATGCTCGGCGTGCCCGGCCTGGTCGCCGCTTACTGCGCGGGCAATGTGGTACTGGCCAACGCCATCGGCACCGGCGTGGCTGACGACAAGTCGATCTACCCGTATGTACCGGAAATGATCCGCTTCTACCTGGACGAAGAACCCGTCCTGCAGAACGTGCCCACCTTCCAGTGCCGCAAGCCTGATGAACTGTCCCATGTGCTGGCCAATCTGGCGCAACTGGTGGTCAAGGAAACCCAGGGTTCGGGCGGCTACGGCATGCTGGTGGGCCCGGCTTCCACCACTGCCGAGATCGAAGACTTTCGCCAGCGCATCAAGGCGCGGCCCCATGCCTACATCGCTCAGCCGACCCTGAGCCTGTCCACCTGCCCGACCTTCGTCGAAAACGGCATCGCGCCGCGGCATATCGACCTGCGCCCGTTCGTGCTCTCGGGCAAGGAAACCCGCCTGGTGCCCGGCGGCCTGACCCGTGTAGCGCTCAAAGAAGGCTCGCTGATCGTCAATTCGTCGCAAGGCGGCGGAACCAAGGACACCTGGGTGGTGGAGGGCTGAATATGTTGAGTAGAACCGCCGCAGATCTGTACTGGATGTCCCGTTACCTGGAACGCGCCGAGAACCTGGCGCGCATGCTGGAGGTCAGTTATTCGCTGTCGTTGATGCCCCACGCCGGGCGCAGCGATGGGCTCGATGAACTGGCAATGTCGCTGCTTTGCAGCGGCACCCTGGACAGCTACCTTGAGCGCCATCAGCAACTGGACGCCGAACGCATGCTGCACTTCTTCGCCCTGGATGAAGAAAACCCGGCCAGTATCTACAACTGCCTGCGCGCGGCCCGGGGCAATGCCCATGCGGTGCGCGGGCGCATCACCGCCGACATGTGGGAAAACCTCAACGCTACCTGGCTGGAAATGCGCAGCATCGCCGCCGGTGGCCTGGCGCGGCATGGCATCAGCCATTTCTGTGACTGGGTCAAGCAACGCTCGCACCTGTTTCGCGGCGCAACCTCCGGCACCATCATGCGCAATGACGCCTATCGATTCATTCGCCTGGGCACCTTCGTCGAACGTGCGGACAACACCCTGCGCCTGCTGGATGCGCGTTATGAAATGTTTGGTGAAGAGTCCGAAGAAGTCAGCGACGTGTCGGCACGCGGCTATTACCAGTGGAGCGCGCTGCTGCGAGCGCTGTCCTCGTTTGAAGCCTATACCGAGCTGTATCCGAATGCCCTGAATGCCCGCTCGGTATCCGAGTTGCTGCTGTTGCGCAGCGACGTGCCGCGCTCGCTGCATGCGTGCATCGAAGAGTTGAACCACATCCTCGCCGACCTGCCCGGCAGTTACGGGCGCACGGCCCAGCGCCTGGCGGCCGAGTTCGAAGCGCGCCTCAGATACACCGGGATCGATGAAATTCTGGAAGACGGGCTGCACACCCGGCTGACCGACTTTATCGACACCGTGCGCGACCTGGCGCGGGCGATACAAAGCTCCTATCTGGAAGTGGTCTGACACTCAACCCAGTACCGCCGTCTGTAGGAGCGAGCTTGCTCGCGAAAAACGTCAACGATAACGCGTGCTTCCTGAATGAACGCGGTGCCGGTGAGTTTTTCGCGAGCAAGCTCGCTCCTACAGCGGGTATCAGGGCAAGCCCTCCCACATCTGAATGGCGATGAGTCCCTCAGGTCGTTGGCGACCACCATTTGGGCAGCAACTGCCTCACCCGCGCCTCACCAAAGCGATCATCGATCAACATCACCAAGCCCCGGTCGTGCTGGCTGCGAATCACCCTCCCCGCCGCCTGCACCACTTTCTGGATACCGGGATACAAATAGGTGTAGTCATAGCCCGCGCCAAAGATCGCGCCCATGCGTGCTTTGATCTGTTCATTCACCGGATTGAGCTGCGGCAGGCCCAGGGTGGCGATAAACGCCCCGATCAGGCGCGCGCCGGGCAAATCGATGCCTTCGCCAAAGGCGCCGCCGAGCACGGCGAAACCCACGCCCTGGCTGTGCACGGTGAACTGGTCCAGAAAGGCCTGGCGTTCAGCCTCGGCCATGCCACGCGATTGCAACCACAGCGCGATCTGCGGATGCCGCTCGGCCAGCAGCTGCGCCACTTGTTGCAGGTAATCGAAACTGGAGAAAAACGCGAGGTAGTTGCCGGGTTGCTCGGCGAACTGCCGGGCGATCAACTCCACGATGGGTTCCAGCGATGCCTGGCGGTGCACGAAGCGCGTGGAGATGCGCTCGACAATGCTCACCTGCAATTGCTCGGCCTTGAATGGCGACTCGACGTCGACCCAGGCGGTGTCCGCCGGCAGCCCGAGCAAGTCGGCGTAGTAGTGGCGCGGGCTCAGGGTCGCGGAAAACAGCACGCTGCTGCGCGCGGCCGTCAACCGGGGCCGGATGAATTCGGCCGGCACCACATTGCGCAGGCACAGGGTCGAGCTGCTGCGCTTGGCACTGAATTGACGCTTGCTGATATCGAAGATGAAGTGTTCGTTAAAAAGCTCGGACACCTTGGAAAACTGCAGCGCTTCAAAGTAGAAGGCTTGCAGGTCGCCATTGAGGGCTTCGGGATGGTCGTTGAAGTAATCGCCCATCGCGCTGGCACACAGGCTCAGGGCCTGGAGCAGCTTGTCGGGTTTGGCCGCGTACGCCTGATACGGCGCGAGCTGGTCCTT
This genomic stretch from Pseudomonas orientalis harbors:
- a CDS encoding circularly permuted type 2 ATP-grasp protein translates to MARSFFDEMNDADGACRAHYQDFSRWLANTPPELLAQRRREADLLFHRAGITFTLYGDEQDTERLIPFDIIPRSIPASEWRVIERGCIQRVTALNMFLADIYHDQRIIKAGIIPADQVLGNEGYQKAMVGLDLHRDIYSHISGVDLVRDGDGTYYVLEDNLRTPSGVSYMLEDRKMMMRLFPEVFARQRIAPVDHYPNLLLKTLKSASRLDNPNVVVLTPGRFNSAFFEHAFLAREMGVELVEGADLFVHDLKVFMRTTDGPKAVDVIYRRIDDAFLDPQAFNPDSMLGVPGLVAAYCAGNVVLANAIGTGVADDKSIYPYVPEMIRFYLDEEPVLQNVPTFQCRKPDELSHVLANLAQLVVKETQGSGGYGMLVGPASTTAEIEDFRQRIKARPHAYIAQPTLSLSTCPTFVENGIAPRHIDLRPFVLSGKETRLVPGGLTRVALKEGSLIVNSSQGGGTKDTWVVEG
- a CDS encoding alpha-E domain-containing protein — its product is MLSRTAADLYWMSRYLERAENLARMLEVSYSLSLMPHAGRSDGLDELAMSLLCSGTLDSYLERHQQLDAERMLHFFALDEENPASIYNCLRAARGNAHAVRGRITADMWENLNATWLEMRSIAAGGLARHGISHFCDWVKQRSHLFRGATSGTIMRNDAYRFIRLGTFVERADNTLRLLDARYEMFGEESEEVSDVSARGYYQWSALLRALSSFEAYTELYPNALNARSVSELLLLRSDVPRSLHACIEELNHILADLPGSYGRTAQRLAAEFEARLRYTGIDEILEDGLHTRLTDFIDTVRDLARAIQSSYLEVV